Within Acidobacteriota bacterium, the genomic segment TCGCACCGAGAGGAGGGGACCATGAGGAAGCTCGTTCCATGGGGGTGCAATCTCGCATTGATCGTGTTCATGACGGTGCTTCTGGCCGTCCCGTGGGCCGTCTCCGCGGCGTCACCGGATTCGGGCGCGGTGAAGGCGGAGGCCTGCACGGGCGCCGCGCCGGAGGGTCCGGGCCGGGATGCGAACGGGGTCGTGAGCGTGAATTCCCTCAGCGGGAGCGCGGTGATCTTCTCCCCCGGCGGCTCGGGAGCCGAATGCTTCTTGGCCTCCGGTTCCCAGACGCTCTGCTTTCAGGCCGACAGTTTCACCACCGACTGGGAATACGTGTACACCCTGTGGCTCCGTTTTCCGGCGGGCTGGACGGTGACGAACGTGGCGGTGAGCGGCACGCCCTCCTGCAACTCCGGGTCCTGGGGGACCTTTTCCTGGAGCCTCTTCAACGGGACCACGAACGAGGTCCAGATCAACCACTCGCGCTACCAGGCCTCCACGGATTCCTGCACGGCCACCTATTGCGTGACGGTGACGCCCGGCGGGACGCCCATCGCCGGGGACGCCCAGGTCTCCTGGTACTGGGACGGAGACGAATATGGAGGTCCGCCCCACTGGCCCTGCTCGAGCGATCTGTACACCCCGGCCGGAATGCCGGCGTGCGACCAGTGGACCAACCCGCCCTCCTCCGTGCCGCCTTGCACGGGCGTGGTTCTCGGCGCGGCCGCGACCGCCCAGGCGGGTTGTATCGGCTCTCCCGTCGTCTACAACTTGACCTTGGCCAACTACACGGGGGCCGACGCCACCTTCGACCTCTCCTACACGGGCAACACCTGGCCCGTGGCCGGTCCCGCCACCGTGGGCCCCGTGGCCGACGGCGCCTCGGCCGACTTTTCGGTGACCCACAACGTTCCCGCCTCGGCCCTCCCCGGACAGATCGACCCCGTCACCGTGACGGCCACCGACCAGGCCAACCCGGCCACCTTTGACTCTCTCGCTCTGTCCACTACCGCGGTAGACGTCCTCGTCGGAGAGGGCCCGCCCTCCCCCGGCGTCCACATGGACAACGTGGTAGCGGCGTACGGCGGACGGCTCTTCAACGTGGCGGGTCACGGCTCGGGCGGCGCCGTGGACATCTATGACCCGGCGACCGGCTCCTGGTCCTCCGGGACCCCCGAACCGGCCCCCCAGATCGACTACGCGGTGGACGGGGCCACGGGATTGGACGCGGGCGGCGACGCCGTGGTGGTGCTGTTCCCCGACGCCGAATCGGGAGTGACCACCCTGCACGTGTACAACATGGTGACGGACACCTGGACGACGCCGCCCCTCCCCGCCGGCTTCCCCCCGGGTGGCATCTGGGCTCCCGACATCGTGTGCGATCCCGTCTCCAACCTCTGCTACATCACGGGCGGAGCCACGGTGCCCGGCGGAGGCAACCTGAATACGGCCTATGTCTACAACGTGGCGGCCAACACCCTCACGCCCCTGCCGCCCTTCACGACGCCCAGGGATTTTCACGCCTCGTTCCTCTACAACGGGAGGCTCTGCATCGCGGGCGGGGTGGACGCCGGATCCAACGTCTTCTCTTCCACTCAGTGCTACGACTTCGGGCTCGGGTCCTGGGGAGCCGAAAACGCCGACATGGCGGCTCTTCCCTTCGGTGTCTGGGGAATGGGCGACGGCGTGCTGGACGTTGCCGGCACCCCAACGCCCATCATGGCCGGCGGGGTGGATGCCTCGTTCGGTATTGTCTTGCCGGACGTTCTGACGTACGACGGCTCGGCCTGGAACGTGGTGGCCTCCTTCCCGCATGCCGTGTACCGCGTAGAAGGGGAGACGGTGGGCGACCGGTTCTACCTCGCCGGCGGATCCACGGGGGGCTTCACGCCGTCGAACTACTTGCAGTACTACGGCGTCTGCCCGGCGGGCTGTCCGACGATCACGATCGACCCGGCGGTCCTTCCGCCCATGCAGAGGGGCACGCCCTGGTCGGTGACCTTCACGGCGTCGGGCGGGACGGCGCCCTACTCCTTCTCGCTGACGGGGACGGTGCCTCCTGGGCTGATCTGGGACCAGGTGAGCGCGACGC encodes:
- a CDS encoding kelch repeat-containing protein, translated to MRKLVPWGCNLALIVFMTVLLAVPWAVSAASPDSGAVKAEACTGAAPEGPGRDANGVVSVNSLSGSAVIFSPGGSGAECFLASGSQTLCFQADSFTTDWEYVYTLWLRFPAGWTVTNVAVSGTPSCNSGSWGTFSWSLFNGTTNEVQINHSRYQASTDSCTATYCVTVTPGGTPIAGDAQVSWYWDGDEYGGPPHWPCSSDLYTPAGMPACDQWTNPPSSVPPCTGVVLGAAATAQAGCIGSPVVYNLTLANYTGADATFDLSYTGNTWPVAGPATVGPVADGASADFSVTHNVPASALPGQIDPVTVTATDQANPATFDSLALSTTAVDVLVGEGPPSPGVHMDNVVAAYGGRLFNVAGHGSGGAVDIYDPATGSWSSGTPEPAPQIDYAVDGATGLDAGGDAVVVLFPDAESGVTTLHVYNMVTDTWTTPPLPAGFPPGGIWAPDIVCDPVSNLCYITGGATVPGGGNLNTAYVYNVAANTLTPLPPFTTPRDFHASFLYNGRLCIAGGVDAGSNVFSSTQCYDFGLGSWGAENADMAALPFGVWGMGDGVLDVAGTPTPIMAGGVDASFGIVLPDVLTYDGSAWNVVASFPHAVYRVEGETVGDRFYLAGGSTGGFTPSNYLQYYGVCPAGCPTITIDPAVLPPMQRGTPWSVTFTASGGTAPYSFSLTGTVPPGLIWDQVSAT